The sequence TATGGCGAACATGGCTGATTGCCCCGGCCACTTCGGTCACCTTGAGCTCGCCAAACCCATGTTTCACATTGGGTTCATGAAGACTGTGCTCAGTATTCTCCGCAGTGTCTGCTTCAATTGCTCCAAGATTTTAACTGATGAGGTATTGTACGTTTCCCGAGTATTTAGATTGAAGTTTATGGACGCTTTCGGCTTAATTAGTATGAATTTGTACAGTCATCTTCACTTGA comes from Salvia miltiorrhiza cultivar Shanhuang (shh) chromosome 3, IMPLAD_Smil_shh, whole genome shotgun sequence and encodes:
- the LOC131014750 gene encoding DNA-directed RNA polymerase II subunit RPB1-like gives rise to the protein MDLRFPFSPAEVAKVCVVQFGILSPDEIRQMSVVHIEHSETTERGKPKIGGLSDPRLGTIDRKMKCETCMANMADCPGHFGHLELAKPMFHIGFMKTVLSILRSVCFNCSKILTDEVLYVSRVFRLKFMDAFGLISMNLYSHLHLIDIGYSLY